In the genome of Pseudomonas sp. HS6, one region contains:
- a CDS encoding VanW family protein yields MKPLSLYHPALYWLRVWQKRLFRHIAWYCSSKRYARPAATSERLPYRYLKHTSKLIRKLGHSDLALQHNKVINLKLAVAAIDGVTIAPGEYFSFCRLVGRPTRQRGYVEGMELSFGQARTGIGGGICQLSNLIHWMAIHSPLVVIERANHSFDPFPDDGRVLPFGSGAAIFYNYIDLVLHNPTDRSFQLKLKVGETQLEGELLCDREREFRYHVFELGHRFVREGERVYRENEIWREVREKGQVGALVERERLYGNRVVVKYEVLEGMIEGG; encoded by the coding sequence ATGAAACCACTTTCCCTCTACCACCCGGCCCTTTACTGGCTGCGCGTGTGGCAAAAAAGACTGTTCCGTCACATCGCCTGGTACTGCTCGAGCAAACGCTACGCGCGGCCCGCCGCGACGTCCGAGCGCTTGCCCTATCGCTACCTCAAACACACCTCCAAACTGATCCGCAAACTCGGCCACTCCGACCTTGCGCTGCAACACAACAAAGTCATCAACCTCAAACTCGCCGTCGCCGCCATCGACGGCGTCACCATCGCCCCCGGCGAATATTTCTCCTTCTGCCGCCTCGTCGGCCGCCCGACCCGCCAACGCGGCTACGTCGAAGGCATGGAACTGTCCTTCGGCCAGGCCCGCACCGGCATCGGCGGCGGCATCTGCCAACTCAGCAACCTCATCCACTGGATGGCCATTCACTCACCCCTGGTCGTCATCGAACGCGCCAACCACAGCTTCGACCCCTTCCCGGACGACGGCCGCGTCCTGCCATTCGGCTCCGGCGCGGCGATCTTCTACAACTACATCGACCTGGTACTGCACAACCCGACGGATCGGAGCTTTCAGTTGAAGCTGAAGGTCGGGGAGACGCAGTTGGAGGGGGAGTTGTTGTGTGATCGGGAGCGGGAGTTTCGGTATCACGTGTTCGAGTTGGGGCACCGGTTTGTGCGGGAGGGGGAGAGGGTGTATCGGGAGAATGAGATTTGGCGGGAGGTGCGGGAGAAGGGGCAGGTGGGGGCTTTGGTGGAGAGGGAGCGGTTGTATGGGAATCGGGTGGTGGTTAAGTATGAGGTTTTGGAGGGGATGATTGAGGGGGGATAG
- a CDS encoding HEAT repeat domain-containing protein — protein sequence MDSKAFDEYNYWLGQSEDSNWNEYITEQVAKGVLGKFSADDWSRLNDTILSREEYWQERSAAALGEHRSTQAIEILKKLLDSSFTEVLIASASELDWSEVPIEKKYTKKIQAIIDTLNHEEIESYPELENLLKKPVVRNFK from the coding sequence ATGGATAGCAAGGCCTTCGATGAATACAACTACTGGCTGGGACAAAGCGAAGATTCTAACTGGAATGAATACATTACAGAACAGGTAGCCAAAGGAGTTCTAGGAAAGTTCAGCGCTGATGACTGGAGCCGGCTTAATGACACGATCCTATCGAGGGAAGAGTATTGGCAGGAGCGAAGTGCTGCGGCTCTTGGAGAGCATCGATCCACTCAGGCAATTGAGATTCTAAAGAAACTTTTGGACTCTTCATTTACCGAGGTACTAATAGCCTCTGCCTCAGAATTGGATTGGAGTGAAGTCCCAATCGAGAAAAAATACACCAAAAAGATACAAGCCATTATTGACACCCTAAACCATGAAGAAATCGAATCCTATCCCGAACTTGAAAACCTTCTAAAAAAGCCAGTAGTGCGCAATTTTAAATAG
- a CDS encoding CPCC family cysteine-rich protein, which yields MKKINRQQAINKISNETLISLDHGERESLLLDWWGIDDTSPEFFTLSEQLQHSIKTNDDLPNDINDSKYNELIQVALTSKFKGVTNIYLSKKLASLKLGDYEVYGDIEPLEVCPCCGYHTLPSLADYDICDLCHWEDNGTTSLDSYSSPNHMTLREAKESFAKKSENLPLDKWLRGEAS from the coding sequence ATGAAAAAAATCAACAGACAGCAAGCAATAAACAAGATCTCTAATGAAACTTTGATTTCGCTCGATCACGGCGAGCGCGAGTCGCTCCTGCTCGACTGGTGGGGAATTGACGATACCAGCCCAGAATTCTTCACTTTATCAGAGCAGTTGCAGCACTCAATCAAAACTAATGACGACTTGCCAAATGACATCAACGATAGCAAATACAACGAACTCATCCAAGTTGCACTAACATCAAAATTTAAAGGCGTCACAAACATATACCTTTCAAAAAAACTAGCTTCGCTAAAGCTTGGCGACTACGAAGTATATGGAGATATTGAGCCTTTAGAAGTTTGCCCCTGCTGCGGCTATCACACACTTCCATCACTTGCAGACTATGACATTTGCGATTTATGTCACTGGGAAGATAACGGTACAACCTCCCTTGACTCTTATAGCAGCCCGAATCATATGACTCTTCGAGAAGCAAAAGAGAGCTTTGCAAAAAAATCCGAAAACCTGCCCTTAGACAAGTGGTTAAGAGGCGAAGCCTCATAA
- a CDS encoding DUF1963 domain-containing protein, which produces MFIIKTKKETPSHIGGNPVLPIGVDIPKSKNGKALTFFFTIQFPTTHDFSGYTLSFFSATEEFDETLSIPEMLNTVLKDAVVPNGFLKTYQKLFRAYLFKTEIAATSNEASNVKLQYLEFSDQKTEEVFGWAGKSPEWVLEDEAPSKYEGSDFGFLLQVKNGQTFEILEVAPPQKENNIFGGTKDRKKRDYFFFNENEVYFFGQHTEKYDDNVYIITQCD; this is translated from the coding sequence ATGTTTATTATCAAAACAAAAAAAGAAACACCTTCACACATTGGTGGAAATCCGGTTCTTCCTATAGGAGTTGACATACCAAAAAGCAAAAACGGGAAAGCATTAACATTTTTCTTTACGATACAATTTCCAACGACTCACGACTTTTCCGGCTATACCCTAAGTTTTTTCAGTGCAACAGAAGAGTTCGACGAAACCCTATCGATACCTGAAATGCTTAATACTGTTCTTAAAGACGCGGTCGTTCCAAATGGCTTTCTAAAAACCTATCAAAAACTATTTAGAGCATATCTATTCAAAACCGAGATAGCGGCGACCTCTAACGAAGCATCGAACGTAAAACTTCAATATCTTGAATTCTCTGACCAAAAGACTGAAGAAGTTTTTGGATGGGCAGGAAAATCTCCAGAATGGGTACTTGAGGATGAAGCCCCATCAAAATACGAAGGCAGTGATTTTGGATTTTTACTACAAGTCAAGAATGGCCAGACTTTTGAAATCCTGGAAGTGGCACCACCACAAAAAGAAAACAACATATTCGGCGGAACAAAAGATAGAAAAAAACGAGATTATTTTTTCTTTAATGAAAATGAAGTATATTTTTTTGGTCAACACACCGAAAAATACGATGACAATGTGTACATTATCACTCAATGCGATTAA
- a CDS encoding RHS repeat-associated core domain-containing protein, whose amino-acid sequence MNTPIGTLVLRVLDAKTPDVSLILKDFKNCLSDYKDWADGFWTGWALDVDQTFKVGNEVSVTKRKTKTGAVETYATCPLVGDFTLIHMFESARFVPIGNTPVKLEPVTKGTFYDDVTGPVIETMIGPSGIKVVEGCKKGQTYRITFFPNVSQNDVKALYDSYQGVIGKLDGWLQSEWSSKFQPQWASYSAADRAGRSVILLKRALDGFEKALLRLWDDIKSLFELLANPQKNYAKLKNYLSDIEIDKLYAASKESIASGLLILSDEPLMFIYVSAIVAWVGMLPPQVIVDVMTAIASEFLINVLVGICLTGGAGLAVRAGTKVLSTVKSGEAVKYLEDLASTLMTLSNKHALPAHAEVSKPIIASAKNVPMKPAKTAALKIDEAATEAPKPKPQPPQAAPKSQIAEQPAKGPLPKTSDTPKQEVKDASSFPRDKKQKQTSLEPKEKIDDAPDQSKTPDDKSATCAKKTCTNGCPVSMVTGEELLTLTDGELGGLLPFTWTRLYRTSAAEMDCGLGFGWSHALAQRVDINGDEVVWTDHENRVTTFPMPTEKRPAITNSLSEAAIFIGNDPSELVLTQAGERKQFYHFRFNSKGATLIAISDNYDNRLHITRDIHGRIKRVDNGAGRALLVRYDRKHIVAIDYQQFLPADNLEDAWSTVQTLVTYTYDAQQRLIKATNAAGESERYAYNEQNVILERQLAGGASFYWEWEKEGKSARCIHHWASFSQMDAHYAWDDKGSVTVTNADGSEEVYTHDDKARLVAKVDPDGAEHLKAYDDQGRLIAEKDPLGAVTEYQYNEAGRLVAVIPPEDMPTSYEYYHGYVRVINRGPAKWIYWRNDQGDITEQIDPDGNSTHYSYDRQGRLLEIRHPDGSRHQLGWNNLGQLLEERLPDGGQRKYRYDALGRQITRQAETGAITHYQWDAANRLAQITLPGGATRAFTYNPYGRVTAERDELGRVTRYEYADNLHLVSRRINPDGSQLRYRYDNARLLLTDIENERGEHYQLDYYSNGLIQQETGFDGRRTAYEYDLNGKLLKKAEFGDDGSELVTEYQRDAAGRLLVKTLPDSEEIHYSYDALGRLVNVDDGHWPLAYEYDVQDRLITEHQGWGTTRYEYDSVGQLNHCRLPDGSTLDYRHQPGGHLSSIDLNGTRLTSHQFSAGREQQRQQGLLLSQYQYDEQGRLQAHSVSQRDKNLFQRRYNYDANGNLAGIDDSRKGNRSYHYDPLDRLINVRGTTPESFAHDPAGNLLGQTDMPVANLANVKGNRLLMQGDRHYDYDAYGNLIRERRGANQKLVTEYRYDCQHRLIGVSLPGGSTASYKYDAFGRRIEKTVDSHTTEFLWQGERLIAESADNRYRTYIYEPGSFRPLAMLDGEGPRKATPFYYQLDHLGTPQELTDYSGEIMWSAKYRAYGNLAALDVSEIDNPLRFQGQYFDAETGLHYNRHRYYNPNTARFLTPDPIKLAGGLNNYQYVPNPTGWVDPLGLACGPENCPNVTKDAHGRITDWEFDVTPDDIGTGSPTNQAARDHARSLGNATDDAGHARGSKLGGPGTVLDNIFPQAPSINRGQFRVFEKGVAEHIIENDVSASAKLTAVYEGQETRPYKLIYKIVFSDGTKLTKEFDN is encoded by the coding sequence ATGAATACCCCGATTGGTACATTGGTCCTGCGTGTGCTGGACGCCAAAACACCTGACGTGAGCCTGATTCTCAAAGACTTCAAAAACTGCCTGAGTGATTACAAGGATTGGGCTGACGGTTTCTGGACAGGCTGGGCGCTGGATGTCGACCAGACCTTCAAGGTCGGCAATGAAGTCAGCGTCACGAAACGCAAGACCAAAACCGGTGCCGTGGAAACCTATGCGACCTGCCCACTGGTAGGTGATTTCACGCTGATCCATATGTTTGAATCAGCCCGATTCGTCCCTATCGGCAATACTCCAGTGAAACTGGAGCCAGTGACCAAAGGAACCTTTTACGACGACGTTACGGGACCGGTCATCGAAACCATGATCGGCCCAAGCGGCATCAAGGTAGTTGAAGGCTGCAAGAAGGGTCAGACCTACCGCATCACGTTCTTTCCGAATGTCTCGCAGAACGACGTCAAAGCGCTCTATGACTCCTATCAAGGCGTTATCGGCAAGCTTGACGGCTGGCTGCAAAGCGAATGGTCGAGCAAGTTTCAGCCGCAATGGGCGAGCTACTCGGCGGCAGATCGAGCCGGGCGTTCGGTTATTTTGCTTAAACGGGCACTGGATGGTTTTGAGAAAGCTCTGCTTCGTCTGTGGGATGACATCAAAAGCCTGTTCGAGCTGCTCGCTAATCCGCAAAAAAACTACGCGAAACTCAAAAATTATCTGTCGGACATCGAAATCGACAAGCTATATGCCGCGTCGAAAGAGTCCATTGCTTCAGGGTTGCTGATTCTCAGTGACGAGCCGCTGATGTTCATCTATGTCTCGGCGATTGTGGCGTGGGTCGGCATGCTTCCGCCGCAGGTCATCGTCGACGTTATGACGGCGATTGCTTCGGAGTTTCTGATCAACGTACTGGTGGGCATCTGTTTGACAGGTGGTGCCGGACTGGCTGTAAGAGCAGGGACAAAAGTCCTGTCCACCGTCAAATCGGGAGAAGCAGTCAAATACCTGGAAGATCTTGCCTCCACTCTGATGACGCTCAGCAACAAACACGCCCTGCCCGCTCACGCGGAAGTGTCGAAGCCAATCATCGCCAGCGCTAAAAATGTGCCGATGAAGCCCGCAAAAACCGCAGCTTTGAAGATCGATGAGGCCGCCACTGAGGCGCCCAAGCCTAAACCTCAGCCACCGCAGGCCGCACCGAAAAGCCAGATAGCGGAGCAACCAGCCAAAGGCCCGCTGCCGAAAACTTCAGATACACCGAAACAGGAGGTCAAGGACGCCTCCTCATTTCCACGGGACAAAAAGCAGAAACAAACCTCGCTTGAGCCAAAGGAAAAGATCGACGACGCTCCTGATCAATCGAAGACACCTGACGACAAAAGCGCCACCTGTGCCAAGAAAACCTGCACCAATGGCTGTCCGGTTTCGATGGTCACCGGCGAAGAATTGCTGACACTTACCGACGGCGAACTCGGCGGCTTGCTGCCCTTCACCTGGACGCGCCTCTATCGCACCAGTGCGGCAGAAATGGATTGCGGTCTCGGTTTTGGCTGGAGCCATGCCCTCGCCCAACGGGTGGACATCAATGGCGATGAAGTCGTCTGGACCGACCACGAAAACCGTGTAACGACTTTTCCTATGCCGACCGAGAAGCGTCCGGCAATCACCAACAGCCTTTCGGAAGCCGCGATCTTCATCGGCAATGATCCTTCCGAACTGGTGCTCACGCAGGCTGGTGAACGCAAGCAGTTCTATCACTTCCGCTTCAACAGCAAAGGCGCGACGCTGATCGCCATCAGCGACAACTACGACAATCGCCTGCACATAACCCGTGACATCCACGGTCGAATCAAGCGCGTGGATAACGGGGCCGGTCGAGCGCTTCTGGTTCGGTACGACCGCAAACACATCGTCGCCATCGACTATCAGCAATTCCTCCCGGCAGACAATCTGGAAGATGCATGGAGCACCGTCCAGACGCTGGTCACTTACACGTACGATGCTCAACAACGCCTGATCAAAGCCACGAACGCTGCCGGCGAGTCGGAGCGTTACGCCTACAACGAACAGAACGTCATTCTCGAGCGGCAACTCGCCGGTGGCGCCAGCTTCTACTGGGAATGGGAAAAGGAAGGAAAGTCAGCGCGCTGCATCCATCACTGGGCCAGCTTCTCGCAAATGGACGCGCACTACGCGTGGGATGACAAAGGTAGCGTCACGGTTACCAACGCCGATGGTAGCGAAGAGGTCTACACCCACGATGACAAGGCTCGACTCGTCGCCAAGGTCGATCCGGATGGTGCGGAACACCTTAAGGCTTACGACGATCAAGGCCGGTTGATCGCCGAAAAGGATCCGCTGGGGGCGGTCACTGAATACCAATACAACGAGGCCGGTCGACTGGTCGCGGTCATCCCGCCGGAAGACATGCCGACCTCCTACGAGTACTACCACGGCTACGTCCGTGTGATTAACCGTGGTCCGGCCAAATGGATTTACTGGCGCAACGACCAGGGCGATATCACCGAACAAATTGATCCTGATGGAAACTCGACGCACTACAGTTACGATCGCCAGGGACGCTTGCTGGAAATCAGACACCCTGATGGCAGCCGTCATCAACTGGGCTGGAATAACCTCGGCCAGTTGCTGGAGGAGCGACTGCCCGACGGCGGTCAACGCAAATATCGCTACGACGCGCTCGGTCGGCAGATCACACGTCAGGCTGAAACCGGTGCAATCACCCACTACCAGTGGGATGCTGCAAACCGTCTGGCACAGATCACCCTGCCCGGTGGTGCCACCCGCGCGTTTACCTACAACCCGTACGGTCGCGTCACGGCTGAACGCGACGAACTGGGCCGCGTAACCCGTTACGAGTATGCCGATAACCTGCACCTGGTCAGCCGTCGTATCAACCCGGACGGCAGTCAACTGCGTTATCGCTATGACAACGCACGCCTGCTGCTCACCGACATCGAAAACGAACGCGGCGAACACTATCAGCTGGATTACTACTCGAACGGGCTGATCCAGCAGGAAACCGGTTTCGACGGACGCCGCACTGCCTACGAGTACGACCTCAACGGCAAGCTGCTGAAGAAAGCCGAATTCGGCGACGACGGCAGCGAACTGGTCACCGAATACCAGCGCGACGCCGCTGGCCGACTGCTGGTGAAGACCCTCCCCGACAGCGAGGAAATTCACTACAGCTACGACGCACTTGGCCGTCTGGTCAACGTGGACGATGGTCATTGGCCGCTTGCTTATGAATACGATGTGCAGGATCGGCTGATCACCGAGCATCAGGGCTGGGGCACAACGCGTTACGAATACGACAGCGTCGGACAGCTCAATCACTGCCGCCTGCCGGATGGCAGCACACTCGATTATCGCCACCAACCCGGCGGGCACCTGAGCAGCATCGACCTCAACGGCACACGCCTGACTTCCCACCAGTTCAGCGCCGGTCGTGAACAGCAACGTCAGCAAGGTCTGCTGCTCAGCCAATACCAATACGATGAACAAGGCCGCCTGCAAGCGCACAGCGTCAGTCAACGCGACAAAAACCTGTTCCAGCGTCGCTACAACTACGACGCCAACGGTAACCTCGCCGGCATCGACGACAGCCGTAAAGGCAATCGTAGCTACCACTACGACCCGCTGGATCGACTGATCAACGTACGTGGCACAACACCCGAAAGCTTTGCCCATGACCCGGCGGGTAACCTGCTCGGTCAGACCGACATGCCCGTAGCCAACCTGGCCAACGTCAAAGGCAACCGCCTGCTGATGCAAGGCGACCGCCACTACGACTACGACGCTTACGGCAACCTGATCCGCGAGCGGCGCGGCGCTAACCAGAAACTCGTCACTGAATACCGGTATGACTGCCAACATCGTCTGATCGGCGTAAGCCTTCCGGGAGGCAGTACGGCGTCGTACAAATACGATGCCTTCGGCCGCCGTATCGAAAAAACCGTCGACAGCCATACCACCGAATTCCTGTGGCAAGGCGAACGTCTGATCGCCGAAAGCGCCGACAACCGCTATCGCACTTACATCTACGAACCCGGCAGCTTCCGCCCGCTGGCGATGCTCGACGGCGAGGGGCCACGAAAGGCCACGCCGTTCTACTATCAACTCGACCACCTCGGCACACCACAGGAACTCACCGACTACAGCGGCGAGATCATGTGGTCGGCGAAATACCGTGCCTATGGCAACCTTGCGGCACTGGATGTCAGCGAAATCGACAATCCGTTGCGATTCCAGGGTCAGTACTTCGACGCCGAGACGGGGTTACATTACAACCGGCACCGCTACTACAATCCGAACACCGCGCGCTTCCTGACACCGGATCCGATCAAGCTTGCGGGTGGGTTGAATAACTACCAGTACGTACCGAACCCTACGGGGTGGGTAGATCCATTGGGCCTGGCCTGTGGCCCCGAGAACTGCCCAAATGTCACAAAGGATGCACACGGCCGAATAACTGATTGGGAGTTTGATGTCACACCCGATGATATCGGAACTGGTAGCCCCACTAATCAGGCAGCTAGGGATCATGCAAGATCGCTCGGTAATGCTACCGACGATGCTGGACACGCTAGAGGAAGCAAACTGGGCGGCCCAGGTACCGTACTGGATAATATTTTCCCACAAGCACCCTCTATCAATCGTGGACAATTCAGGGTTTTCGAGAAAGGGGTCGCAGAGCACATCATCGAAAATGACGTGAGCGCAAGCGCCAAACTAACTGCGGTATACGAAGGGCAAGAAACCCGACCATACAAGCTTATTTACAAAATCGTGTTCTCAGATGGCACAAAACTCACCAAAGAATTTGACAACTAA
- a CDS encoding DUF4123 domain-containing protein — protein sequence MTPMDWLAQQPLQKDERLYLVVSAASDAEPLKPFYQHDTAPQLLPIWSGTPYADWKPVMPYLAEITPNAGFLSWIAETDALDWGWLAVSTCDPDLVLEHLRSLTQVRMPDATEVFFRFWDGRHIYPIIEALGPATGEVLPVFERYLINGKSVEVGRRAVPPAKEWPWWEVPQTLLDVLAKKDHTTVVENLMQWLSEDCPELYFEFPEANLRRKVERFVRQNPNTEEMAERLAAELTKEVTS from the coding sequence ATGACACCCATGGACTGGCTGGCACAACAGCCGTTGCAGAAAGATGAGCGGCTGTATCTGGTCGTCAGCGCCGCCAGTGATGCAGAGCCACTGAAGCCCTTTTATCAGCATGATACGGCTCCGCAACTTCTACCTATCTGGAGCGGAACGCCATACGCCGATTGGAAACCGGTGATGCCGTACCTCGCAGAAATCACCCCGAACGCTGGATTCTTGTCGTGGATCGCTGAAACCGACGCATTGGATTGGGGGTGGCTCGCCGTGTCTACCTGCGATCCAGATCTGGTACTGGAGCATTTACGTAGCCTCACCCAAGTGCGTATGCCAGATGCCACGGAAGTATTTTTTCGATTTTGGGATGGTCGGCATATCTACCCGATCATAGAAGCCCTTGGCCCTGCTACCGGCGAAGTTTTACCGGTATTCGAGCGATATCTGATCAATGGCAAAAGCGTTGAAGTGGGCCGAAGAGCAGTGCCGCCTGCGAAAGAGTGGCCTTGGTGGGAAGTGCCTCAAACGCTGTTGGATGTCCTCGCAAAAAAGGATCACACCACCGTCGTCGAGAACCTGATGCAGTGGCTATCAGAGGACTGTCCAGAGCTTTACTTCGAATTCCCTGAAGCCAACCTGCGTAGAAAGGTCGAGCGCTTCGTACGCCAAAATCCAAATACAGAAGAAATGGCAGAGCGTCTTGCTGCTGAGCTGACAAAGGAAGTCACGTCATGA
- the tssI gene encoding type VI secretion system tip protein TssI/VgrG, whose product MFAPANETHFALTIEGLSADFQVFTLTGREAVSQPFVFEVELVSEQPSLDLETLLHKPAFLQLSPDGSGIHGLIYRAAQGDSGKRLTRYSVTLRPQLAYLAHRINQRIFQNLSVPKIIGKVLEDHGIQGNAYEFQTGSIYPDRIYCVQYDESDLHFIQRLCEEEGIHYHFQHSATAHKLVFGDDQTVFHKLAPVAYQQDSGMVASDPVIKRFDLRLETRTSRTTRRDYDFEKPRITLESENRGDALPDLEDYDYPGRFVDRERGKHLAKRALERHRSDFQLAEGKSDQPLLVSGHFLALKEHPKAKWNDLWLLTEVLHEGKQPQVLEESVTSDTTALKDDFHQGYRNRFQATPWDVPNRPPLRHPKPRILGSQSAVVTGPKGQEIHCDEYGRVKVQFHWDREGQADDKTSCWLRVSSAWAGAQYGGIAIPRIGMEVLVTFLEGDPDQPLISGCLYHKENTVPYALPANKTRTTFKTLSSMGGGGFNELRIEDKKGQEQIFLHAQRDWDENIEHDQKIRVGNERHDVVEKNSYTEFKAEEHHTVYADRKVEARANDHLTVGVNQHIKIGTGQFIDAGQEIHLSSGMKVVLEAGAELTLVGGGSFIKIDGGGVTMSGPAININSGGGPGSGTGAAPLMPGVLKQADSDKAGAVLTPAQINTLKRNAPFCEECEKCKAGACAI is encoded by the coding sequence ATGTTCGCGCCGGCCAATGAAACCCACTTTGCCCTGACCATCGAAGGTCTTTCCGCCGATTTCCAGGTGTTTACCCTCACCGGTCGGGAAGCCGTCAGCCAGCCTTTTGTATTCGAGGTGGAGCTGGTCAGTGAGCAGCCGTCGCTGGACCTCGAAACCCTGCTGCACAAACCGGCCTTTCTGCAGCTGTCGCCCGACGGCAGCGGCATCCACGGCCTGATCTACCGCGCCGCGCAAGGCGATTCCGGCAAGCGCCTGACGCGCTACTCCGTGACCCTGCGCCCGCAACTGGCGTATCTGGCGCACCGGATCAACCAGCGGATCTTCCAGAACCTCAGCGTGCCGAAAATCATCGGCAAGGTGCTCGAAGATCATGGCATCCAGGGCAACGCCTATGAGTTCCAGACCGGTTCGATCTACCCCGACCGTATCTACTGCGTGCAGTACGACGAATCGGACCTGCACTTCATCCAGCGCCTGTGCGAAGAAGAAGGCATTCACTACCACTTCCAGCACAGCGCCACGGCGCACAAACTGGTGTTCGGCGACGACCAGACGGTGTTCCACAAACTGGCGCCGGTTGCCTACCAGCAAGACTCAGGCATGGTCGCCAGCGACCCGGTGATCAAGCGCTTCGACCTGCGCCTGGAAACCCGCACCAGCCGCACCACCCGCCGCGACTACGACTTCGAAAAACCGCGCATCACCCTCGAAAGCGAAAACCGCGGCGACGCCCTGCCCGACCTCGAGGACTACGACTACCCGGGCCGTTTCGTCGACCGCGAGCGCGGCAAGCACCTGGCCAAACGCGCCCTCGAACGCCATCGCAGCGACTTCCAGCTCGCCGAAGGCAAGAGCGACCAGCCGCTGCTGGTCAGCGGCCATTTCCTCGCGCTGAAAGAACACCCGAAGGCCAAGTGGAATGACCTGTGGCTGCTCACCGAAGTCCTGCACGAAGGCAAGCAGCCGCAAGTGCTGGAAGAGTCGGTGACCAGTGACACCACCGCACTGAAAGACGATTTCCATCAGGGCTACCGCAACCGCTTCCAGGCCACCCCGTGGGACGTGCCGAACCGCCCGCCCCTGCGCCACCCGAAACCGCGCATCCTCGGCAGCCAGAGCGCCGTGGTCACCGGCCCGAAAGGCCAGGAAATCCACTGCGATGAATACGGCCGGGTCAAAGTCCAGTTCCACTGGGATCGTGAAGGCCAGGCCGACGACAAGACCAGCTGCTGGCTGCGCGTGTCTTCCGCCTGGGCCGGCGCCCAGTACGGCGGCATCGCCATCCCGCGCATCGGCATGGAAGTGCTGGTGACCTTCCTTGAAGGCGATCCCGACCAACCGCTGATCAGCGGCTGCCTGTACCACAAGGAAAACACCGTCCCGTACGCCCTGCCGGCGAACAAGACGCGCACCACCTTCAAGACCCTGAGCTCGATGGGTGGCGGCGGCTTCAACGAACTGCGCATCGAAGACAAGAAAGGCCAGGAACAGATCTTCCTCCACGCCCAGCGCGACTGGGACGAGAACATCGAGCACGACCAGAAAATCCGCGTCGGCAACGAACGCCACGACGTCGTGGAAAAGAACAGCTACACGGAATTCAAGGCCGAAGAACACCATACCGTTTACGCAGACCGCAAAGTCGAGGCTCGGGCCAACGACCACCTGACCGTGGGCGTGAATCAGCACATCAAGATCGGCACCGGGCAATTCATCGACGCCGGCCAGGAAATTCACCTGAGCAGCGGCATGAAAGTGGTGCTGGAGGCTGGGGCTGAACTGACGTTGGTGGGTGGCGGCAGCTTCATCAAGATCGATGGCGGCGGCGTGACCATGAGCGGGCCGGCGATCAACATCAACTCGGGTGGTGGGCCGGGGAGCGGCACCGGTGCGGCGCCGTTGATGCCGGGCGTACTGAAACAGGCGGATTCCGACAAGGCTGGCGCGGTGCTGACGCCAGCGCAGATCAACACGCTCAAGCGTAATGCGCCGTTCTGTGAAGAGTGTGAGAAGTGTAAGGCAGGTGCCTGTGCCATCTAA
- a CDS encoding Hcp family type VI secretion system effector, protein MATPAYMSVTGEKQGLITAGAFTADSVGNTYQEGHEDQVMVQAFTHDVIIPRDPQSGQPTGQRVHKPVVITKVYDKASPLLQAALTSGERMSEIVIQWYRTSAQGTQEHYYTTKLEDAIIVAINNKMHNCQDPGNAHFTHLEEVQFTYRKITWTHEVSGTSGSDDWRAPVV, encoded by the coding sequence ATGGCAACACCAGCGTACATGTCGGTTACCGGCGAAAAACAAGGCCTGATCACTGCCGGCGCCTTCACCGCCGACTCCGTTGGCAACACCTACCAGGAAGGCCACGAAGACCAGGTTATGGTTCAGGCTTTCACCCACGACGTGATCATCCCGCGTGACCCACAATCCGGTCAGCCAACCGGTCAGCGCGTTCACAAGCCCGTTGTGATCACCAAGGTCTACGACAAGGCTTCGCCTCTGCTGCAAGCGGCTCTGACCTCCGGCGAGCGCATGAGCGAAATCGTTATCCAGTGGTACCGCACTTCGGCTCAAGGTACCCAAGAGCACTACTACACCACCAAACTGGAAGACGCGATCATCGTCGCCATCAACAACAAAATGCACAACTGCCAGGATCCAGGCAACGCGCACTTCACCCACCTGGAAGAAGTGCAGTTCACCTACCGCAAAATCACCTGGACCCACGAAGTATCCGGTACTTCGGGTTCCGATGACTGGCGTGCTCCAGTCGTTTAA